The following proteins are encoded in a genomic region of Opisthocomus hoazin isolate bOpiHoa1 chromosome 4, bOpiHoa1.hap1, whole genome shotgun sequence:
- the NKTR gene encoding NK-tumor recognition protein isoform X9, translating to MQRLRTYRPPSGEKWSKGDKLSDPCTSRWDERSVSRRSRSWSHNGYSDLSTVRYSSHHKKHRKEKKKVKHKKKSKKQKHFKKHKQTKKKRTSASSDVESSHSFLRRAKSSCDRERKSRSSSLSSRHSSRRDWSKSDKEDQSSSTLSSRGTRSYYRSRSKSRSRSRSRSYSRRSSRSRSASKSSRSRSRSRSSSNPRQQKTVPNSPRNTSTRLNENKLNKTAEPVRAVILPSEKVVVPPVVPESLPVIPLSDSPPPSRWKPGQKPWKPSYERIQEMKAKTTHLIPTQTNYNLVVIKEANTSSSYSKRQRSSDSDRSGYSKDRSDRSSDSWQRSRSRSSRSRSYSRSYTRSRSPSSSRTRSRSSGRSPSLSKYRSDRSGYSESTSYYSLSDDDRHRNKRKSASNDQKARSVKLRQETSSESTLPYKRAKDYDESSQGLKESDSLSSSDFSTDSERSAKIKVAQEKDRFQLEGDTQKQDKSSLSSERGEEKSKSERDSDHAKKKAGKEKSSKQPRSGAKTRRKSYSGSKWDSESNSERGEARHNRGDSRPSSSKEEGEATSGSDTELSVTRRIKKQSNSSEGLLDSDRTWKTSKQVSSSESDSSCSSSTNIRGKSKKQKLGSKKALKKSHSKKAKEKSKEKKEKKHKVQKRKETFHWQPPLEFGEEDDDEINEKSVTKDEKKEKHLTRDVTDEKQVCQKGEIAKDKMGNGDKSCADENLLGKNTTCDASPDCSNLNKDSVEINASATVLNSGINVTACKTEIKQAEESNQNGLEDVIQTDDNMEICTPDRNSPGKVDVEVLSPVLLPAKPQALSASINKDVQVETSETDTVKLGNNIIDFINMKEEKEMGRQENNSVPVSCAKDCSLKSEITESTQSNVTDNKWKPLQGVGNLQPAAISTAAEAKNIGSAPEPKPAGLRIEIKAKNKVRPGSLFDEVRKTARLNRRPRNQESSSEEESPSRDDNRPSRSLSRSRSKSQSKSRHRTRSISYSHSRSRSRSSTYSYRSRSYTRSRSRGWYSRDRSRSRSSSYHSYKSRSRTYSRSRSRSSSYGHHSRSSRSYTYDSYYSRSRSRSKRSDSYRRSRSYDRRSRSYGSDSESDRSYSNNRSPSESSRYS from the exons ATGCAGAGATTACGAACATACAGACCACCCAGTGGAGAAAAGTGGAGTAAAGGCGATAA gttGAGTGACCCATGTACAAGCAGATGGGATGAAAGAAGTGTGTCTCGGAGATCAAGGTCTTGGTCACATAACGGTTATTCTGATTTAAGTACTGTGAGATATTCCAGCCAtcacaaaaagcacagaaaagagaaaaagaaggtgaaacataaaaagaaatctaaaaagcagaagcatttcAAGAAGCACAAGcagacaaaaaagaagagaacatCAGCCTCATCAGATGTAGAATCCTCTCATTCCTTCCTCAGGAGGGCAAAATCATCTTGTGATCGTGAGAGGAAATCTCGTTCTTCTTCGTTGTCTTCTAGACATTCATCCAGAAGAGACTGGTCTAAATCTGATAAGGAAGACCAGAGCTCATCAACTTTATCAAGCAGAGGGACTCGGTCGTATTACAGGTCCCGGTCCAAATCCAGATCTAGGTCTAGATCGAGATCTTATTCCCGAAGAAGTTCTAGATCAAGATCAGCCTCTAAGTCATCACGTTCTCGAAGTAGGTCAAGGTCAAGCTCTAACCCTAGGCAGCAAAAGACAGTTCCCAATTCTCCACGAAATACTTCAACACGATTAAATGaaaataagttgaacaagactgctGAGCCTGTACGAGCAGTTATACTCCCGAGTGAGAAAGTTGTCGTTCCACCAGTTGTCCCAGAAAGCCTCCCTGTTATACCCTTAAGTGATAGTCCACCACCTTCAAGGTGGAAACCTGGGCAGAAACCATGGAAACCATCTTATGAGCGAATTCAGGAAATGAAAGCTAAAACAACCCATTTAATACCCACACAGACTAATTACAATTTAGTGGTTATTAAAGAGGCTAACACTTCTTCCTCATACTCTAAGCGACAAAGGAGTTCAGATAGCGATCGAAGCGGTTATTCCAAAGATCGTAGCGACAGAAGCTCAGATAGCTGGCAAAGATCAAGAAGCAGGTCCTCTCGAAGCAGGTCATACTCAAGATCTTACACGAGATCTAGAAGTCCGTCTAGCTCTAGGACAAGATCTCGTTCTTCTGGCAGATCACCATCACTGAGTAAATACCGCAGTGATAGGTCAGGTTATAGTGAGTCGACATCTTATTATTCCCTTAGTGATGATgacagacacagaaacaaaagaaaatctgcaTCAAATGATCAAAAAGCTCGGTCTGTTAAACTGAGGCAAGAAACAAGCTCTGAAAGTACTCTCCCTTATAAGCGTGCGAAAGACTACGATGAGTCTTCACAAGGGCTGAAAGAGAGCGACAGTTTGTCGTCTTCAGACTTCTCTACTGACAGTGAGCGTTCTGCCAAAATCAAAGTAGCCCAAGAAAAAGATCGTTTTCAATTGGAAGGAGATACTCAGAAACAGGATAAAAGTAGCTTAAGTTCCGAGAGAGGGGAGGAGAAATCCAAGAGTGAACGGGATTCTGACCATGCTAAAAAGAAAGCAGGTAAGGAGAAATCTTCTAAGCAACCTAGAAGTGGTGCAAAAACTAGACGAAAATCCTATTCAGGTAGTAAATGGGACTCTGAATCAAATTCTGAACGAGGAGAGGCAAGGCATAATAGGGGCGATTCCAGGCCCTCCTCTAGTAAAGAAGAAGGCGAGGCCACGTCCGGATCTGATACAGAGCTTAGCGTTACCAGAAGGATAAAAAAACAATCCAACTCTTCCGAAGGCTTGCTGGATTCTGATCGTACGTGGAAGACGAGCAAGCAGGTGTCATCTTCTGAATCTGACAGTTCTTGTTCCAGCTCAACAAATATTAGAGGAAAGTCAAAGAAGCAGAAACTGGGATCGaaaaaagctcttaaaaaatCACATTCCAAAAAAgcgaaagaaaaatcaaaagagaaaaaggagaagaaacacaaagttcagaaaagaaaagaaacgtTTCACTGGCAGCCCCCGCTGGAGTTTGGTGAAGAAGATGATGATGAGATAAATGAAAAGTCGGTTACCaaggatgagaaaaaagaaaaacatctcacCAGGGACGTCACAGATGAAAAACAAGTTTGTCAAAAGGGTGAAATAGCCAAGGATAAAATGGGAAATGGTGATAAGTCTTGTGCGGATGAAAACCTTTTAGGTAAAAACACTACATGTGATGCCTCACCAGACTGCAGCAACCTTAATAAAGATAGTGTTGAAATAAACGCTTCAGCTACTGTTTTAAACTCAGGAATAAATGTGACCGCTTGCAAGACTGAGATTAAACAAGCCGAAGAAAGTAACCAGAATGGATTGGAAGATGTTATTCAGACAGATGACAACATGGAGATTTGTACTCCAGATCGTAACTCGCCAGGGAAGGTTGACGTGGAAGTTTTATCTCCTGTCCTTCTCCCTGCTAAACCTCAGGCTTTAAGTGCTAGTATAAACAAAGATGTACAGGTTGAGACCTCTGAAACAGATACTGTCAAACTAGGAAACAATATTATAGACTTTATtaacatgaaagaagaaaaagaaatgggaaggCAGGAAAATAACTCTGTCCCTGTGTCTTGTGCTAAAGACTGTagtttaaaaagtgaaattactGAAAGCACACAAAGCAATGTGACAGATAATAAATGGAAGCCTTTGCAAGGTGTTGGTAATTTACAACCAGCAGCAATTAGTACAGCTGCAGAAGCGAAGAACATAGGTTCAGCACCAGAGCCTAAACCAGCAGGTTTAAGAAttgaaataaaagctaaaaaCAAAGTAAGGCCTGGATCTTTGTTCGATGAAGTCAGAAAAACAGCACGGCTAAATCGAAGGCCAAGGAACCAAGAAAGTTCCAGTGAGGAAGAATCTCCAAGTAGAGATGACAATAGACCATCTAGGAGTCTCAGTAGGTCACGAAGTAAATCTCAATCGAAATCCAGACACAGAACAAGGTCGATATCTTACAGTCACTCAAGAAGTCGATCACGAAGTTCTACATATTCATACAG GTCAAGAAGTTATACAAGAAGCCGAAGCAGAGGATGGTATAGTAGGGATCGGTCAAGAAGTCGAAGTAGTTCTTACCACAGTTACAAGAGTCGTAG tCGAACCTATAGTAGAAGTAGATCCAGAAGTAGTTCTTACGGTCATCACAGTCGATCCAG TAGGTCATACACATATGACAGTTACTACAGCCGAAGTCGAAGTAGAAGTAAAAGGAGTGACAGCTATCGACGATCTAGAAGTTACGATAGACGATCCAG